A portion of the Cervus elaphus chromosome X, mCerEla1.1, whole genome shotgun sequence genome contains these proteins:
- the MOSPD1 gene encoding motile sperm domain-containing protein 1 has protein sequence MHQQKRQPELVEGNLPVFVFPTELIFYADDQSTHKQVLTLYNPYEFALKFKVLCTTPNKYVVVDAAGAVKPQCCMDIVIRHRDVRSCHYGVIDKFRLQVSEQSQRKALGRKEVVATLLPSAKEQQKEEEEKRIKEHLTESLFFEQSFQPENRTASSGPSLLTVFLGAVCVAALMLPTLGDVESLVPLYLHLSVNQKLVAAYILGLITMAIFRT, from the exons ATGCATCAACAAAAAAGACAGCCAGAGTTAGTGGAAGGAAATCTTCCTGTCTTTGTGTTTCCCACAGAGCTAATATTTTATGCAGATGACCAGTCAACACATAAGCAAGTGTTGACACTCTATAATCCCTATGAGTTTGCCTTGAAGTTCAAAG ttttgtgtACTACTCCAAATAAGTATGTTGTCGTTGACGCTGCAGGTGCAGTAAAGCCTCAGTGTTGTATGGATAT TGTAATTCGTCATAGAGACGTCAGATCCTGTCACTATGGTGTAATAGACAAATTCCGTCTCCAAGTTTCCGAGCAAAGCCAGAGGAAGGCTTTAGGAAGGAAAGAGGTTGTGGCTACTCTTCTCCCGTCCGCAAAAGAACaacaaaaggaagaggaggaaaaaagaataaaagaacatttaacggaaagtttattttttgagCAGTCGTTTCAACCAG AAAACAGAACTGCCTCCTCAGGACCTAGTTTACTGACTGTCTTCCTGGGAGCGGTGTGTGTTGCAGCTCTGATGCTTCCCACGCTGGGGGATGTGGAATCGCTGGTGCCTCTCTACCTCCACTTAAGTGTGAATCAAAAATTAGTGGCTGCTTATATCTTAG GTCTTATCACAATGGCTATATTTAGAACATGA